cctgcttcccctgGGCTGTGGCATCAGTTCCTGGCCCCCGACACTCTCCAACTCCAAAGCTCATAAGCTGATGGCTAGTAATACTTAACTCTGAAGCTCTCATCTGCTGGGATGCCACAGGCCTGTTTCCTGGCCCAGATCTTTGAGACCCCCAGGaaccaggcccccagcccccagctagGGAAGGACCCTAGGTTTTTCTGTCCTTGTGAGTTTGCCCTTGTCAAAAGATAGAGCCCAAGATTCTCTAACCCCAGGGAAAGCGGGGAGCATCACTCACAGTTCTTCCCTTTTGTGGTTTTCTGAAACCATCTGTGGCCCATCTGAGCCTCAGACACCCTAAACCATTCATATCTATAAAGggggtttttctttctctttttgaaaacAACCAAAGGCGTCATGGGGAAAAGTCCCAGAAACACAGGAGAAAGGCTGGATATTTGAGCTGTCCCTTCTCTGATCCTAGATCTTTCTGGGGTAGGACTGgcctgatggtggtggtggttttgagGGCACAGAGTCCACCAGGTGGGACTCGCCCCTTCCTCCTGGagccttccctccctgcccttctctTCTCCCACCACTCCATTTTTCCAGATCTTGAGGATTGGCTTGGAGACACCACCTTGTCCCCCCAACCCCTCAACCCCCAAACTTTGCTTCTGTTACATCCTGGCCTGCGGGCAGCCAGCTCTTCCTCcgggggggatgggggtggggaagggcctCAATGGTAGAGCAAACAAATCAGTGACTGTCTGACAGGCCCCCTCACCTCCGTCAGGAAGTTGATCTTGAAGCCCGTGGTCTTGTTGGTTTGGGGCTGTCCATCGTTGAGATAGTTGCCCATAGCCAACACAAACTGTGGAGAGAAAGGTGGGCAGGTCCTGCCCCACGCCCTGGCCCCTCTCTGGATGAACCTCCAGGCTGGAAGCCCCAGGGGACAGAGGGGCAGGTAGAGTGATCTGAGAAGGGGCGGTTCTGACCTCCAGGATCTTGGCGAGCTTCCGGCTGTTCTTGAGCTCGAGGGATGCCTGGCGCAAGCACTCCAGGCTGCCCCGGATCTCTTCTGTCTTCTCCTGTAGGGTGGCCTGGAAGTGGAGGCTACGCAGGCGGGTCTTGTACTCGGGAACCGACAGCATCTGACGGGAAGGCAGGGCCAGGATTCATCCATCCCGCCGGGAGACCCGCTGCCCCGGGGCAGCCGGGCGTGGGGGTCAGCGGGCTGCCCGGTATTCCCTTAGGAAAACAAGTACAACCTCTAGGGGGCACCCTCATCCCATCTACCTTGGACCCTGAGTGAGAACTGGCTGTTACAGGTGTAAAACCGGGACTCAGAGGCGTGAACGCGGTGGCAGGAGGGGAGCGAGACCCACGCACAAAGGCCCAAAGCGAAAGCCGCGACAGAGGAGGCCGAGGCCGCTGGGCAGCCGCCCCTGATCCCGGGCGGGGGTCACGGCCGCAGCACCTGCAGGACGAACTGGTCGGGCTCGCTGAGGCGGCCGGGCGCCTCGCGGAAGGCCTGGTAGCGCTGCTCCTCGTCGGCGTCTGGCGCGAAGAGCAGCAGTTGCGCCAGGTGCGCGGGCTCCAGGCGCCGGGGCTCCATGCTCATTAGCACCTGCCGCAGCTCGGCCGGGCTCAGCTTCAGGTGCGCCAGCAGGATGGCTGCGGGCGGGGCCGCGAGGGTGAGCCGGGGCAGGGCCCGGGCGGGGAGTGGGCGGGGCTTCAAGATCCACCCTGGCTCCTGGGTGTGTCGGGGGACGGGGGGCCAGGAACCGGGGCGGAGCAGGAGCctgcccaggggaggggagggtccttcccgcGACCTATTGAGGGGCGAGGGCGGGGTTCTCAAAGAGACAGACCTGGAATTGAGCTGGGCCTGCGGAGTTGGGGCCAGGGAACTGAGACGGGAAGAGTAGGGTATGCGGTTGGAGGCGGGGCCGGAACTGGGGAGCCGATTACAGGATGAGGGCGGGGCCTATGGGGGTGGAGCCAAGGCCGGCACCTGCGCCCGGTGGGATCGGGCTGGCCGTGGGACCTGGGAGAGGGTCTTCACCGCGCGGGAGGCAGGTGTTGGGGCCCCCACGGCCTAATCTCGATCATCCACCGGGGTGGATCAAAGGCTCGGTGGCCCGGTGGGGGGTCGCGTCCTGCCCCCCACAACCACCCGGCACCCCCAGCCCCTCACAGGTGTTGTAGGCCTTCTTGTGGGACAGGATCTCCACCACCTCCTTCTTCCTGAAGGGCTCAGGCCCGGGCACCGGCTCTGGAAGGGAAACTGATGGTTTAATGAGGGGACGCCAGGCTGAGGCTGCTGTGCGAGGGCCCATGAGGGGTGTGGCCACACCCCACAGCCCAGACGCCCCCGACCATGGACTTGACTGAATCAGCTCCACGTGTCCACACTCCCCTCACTCATGGACTCTGGGGTCCAGTCTAACACAGTGTGCATGATGTGGCGTGTGTCcgctccccgccccccatccTCTCTCCCCTGGGCCCTTGGGACTGAGCTGGCCCCATAAGGAGAACCAATCACCTCTCGACCTTGCAGATGCTTCCTGGATGGACAACGGCCTTTCTCTTCAATCCCGGGACCACTTTCCACACACAGTATCCCTGGCTGCCTGGAGCCCCACCCAACAACTACAGGGAGATACCCTGAGAGGGGTAATGGGAGAGAGAGACTTGGAAGGGATATCTGTCTACCTTATTGTGGCTGTGTGACTTGGAGCAAGTTACCTAGCCCCTTTGTGCTTCCTCATCAGGAGGTTGGGGGGATCACAGTCCCTACCTCACAGAATTGTCACAGGATTAATTTAGAAACAAGGGTGTCTGACATTTGGTAAGCATGCAACACATGTCAGCTCTTATTATCTCCATTGTGAGGTAGGAAacctgaggctctgagaagttcaATAACTCAGGGACACAGTAAATAAATGGCGGTCCGTGCAGACCTTGGGGACTCTAAGCCCTCGGACGCCACAGAAGGTAGTGGGTGGGCTGCCACAGAGGACCTGGTATCTGGGTTCCCCTAGGGCCCTCAGGCCACTCACTAGCAGGTTTCTGGGTGCCAAAGTGGAGCTCCAGGTCGAGGTACTTCACCATGTCGCTCAGCTTATCATAGTCAGAGTCCTCCCCGAGCTGCGAGGGAGGGGGAGGTTCAGAGCGAGGAAGAACTGCCGCCCTCCACCGCCCCCACCCTCTAAGGGCTGCCTTGTGAGCTCCAGGAGGGAGAGCCTTCATCAAGCCCTGGGATAAACCCGGCGGCAGGAGGAGGCTGCAGGAGAAGCTAAATGATCCAAGTTATCAGGCGGTGAGCCCGCCCCTCCTGTGGTCAACAACACTCACACCTGCAGCACTCTCCACGCAGAAGCCAGCAAGTTGCGCTGGAGCAGGGGgtagaggggctctaaaggggcTGGAGCCGACCAAGGAGGCTTAAGGGGTCTGGGTCTGTTTTGAGTGAGTTCACCAGAGCTGCTCTGGGTTCCCGATTCTGGGGAAACTAAAGCAGGGAAATGCCAGGAGCTAGGAACTGGACAGGTGGTTTTAACAAATGACCTGGGTGAGAGGTGACAGTCTAGAAGGGCCATGGCTGCAGGCCAGGGACACCTGGCGTGGATTTGGACTTGGCCATGTGCATGACCTCTGTCCCTGTGTCCACCTTCAGAATCCAGTGGAAAGACCACTCTTCAGAGCAAGGTTTCAAGGACCATCTGAGGCTGGTAGGAGTGAGGTCTCCAGGGGACCCAGTAGGTCCCAGTTTGTGACTTTGTCCTGCCGAGCATCCTTATCAGCAACATGGAAAGCTTCCCTTGGAGGTGTGGGCTGAGGCCAACTTGGCTGGGAAGGCAGGAGACAGAACTGGGACCCAGGAAGTGGCAATGGGAAAAAATGACAAGCGTGCCCCAGTGGAGGGTGGCTGCATGTAAGGACATGCTGTTGGTCCCAAGAAGAGGAAGGGACTAGGCTTGAGGATGATGGAGGGAATGAGCACGGCGATGGGGCAGCCCCAGAAGCTGGAGGGTTCCCAGGCCATGTTCAAAGGAGTATGATGTCCAGGTCAAAGGAGATGAGAGCACTGTTTTCTCCTCTGAACTGGTGAAGCCCCATTAGGAGTTCCATTTGGGACCTGCCCTTTGACAGACTATGGGGCTAGAAACCACATTCTAGGGGAATGACCTAAAGAACAGGGATGGGGTGAACCTTGCTCATGGGACAGGCTGGTTGGTCTGTGGATAAGGAAATATACTTGCTCTGCCTGATTTCAAAGGGCAGGACAGAAAGCAGGACATGGGAATCTTGGTGAGACAAAATTTCAGAGCAATACAAGGATGGATGGTGAAAACTGTCCAGTGAGGAAAGGGATGCCTTGATGGGTAGTGAGCTCCCCATCACTAAAGGGGTTCAAGTATATATTGGCAGTGTTGTTTGGGAGGAAGTTCAAGCATCAGAGTGAAAGGGTGGAGGCTGGTGTGCAGGGGTTTGGAACAGCTGCCCTTTTAAGAATCCTTCAGTCTTGGCTCCTGTGAATAAACTACTGATCGTAGACTGGCGGACAGTTCGAAGGTCTGTGACTCTCTAACCAGATGTCCTTCTCTTGGCTCTAAGAGCCTAAGGGAACTGTTCAAATCTCAAGTGATAGGTTTCAAGGGTGAGTGTGGTGCTGTTTCTGGATGTCCCCAGTGTGTCATTGGCTTAGGGACACAGATTGAGCTTCTGGTGCCTGTGTCAGCCACCAAGGGTGGGCGTGTTCATGGGCTGGGCCTTCATTCATCCTCTGCTCAGCATGGGGATGACCAGAGGATGTTCAGCTGACGCTGGAAGAGGCCTGGAGAAGGGTCTTGCCTTCACTGCTGCTGCCCAGACCACCTCCCCCGGCGCAGAGCACTCCTGGCCCCCGGGTCACCTACCTGTCCCCAGATGGTGCCTTCCGAGTTCTCCACCTGCTCCCACCGCAGGCGCTTGACGCTCATGTGGCTGGTCTCACTGCGGCGGTGGCCCAGGCCCCGGGACAGCATGGGGGGCGCACAGGGGacaggtgggggcaggggtggcgggggtggtggaGGGACTGGGTGGCTGAGTTGGGTGAGGGGCTTGGCCAGCGTCGGAGCGGGGCCCCAGGGGCCATCAGGGGTGCGGGAGCTGGGCTTGGGGTCATGGAAGGGCAGGGGTGGCGGTGGCGGGGGGCtgagtgggggcggggggatgtGGTCGGAGATGGAGGAGTAGGTCAGGGAGCTGCCCTCCTCACTGCTGCTGATGCACTCACTGGCACTGCTCCTCTCATTGGTGACGAAGCTGCCCTGGTCGTCGTGGAAGCTCATCTGGGGGGACAGAGCAAGGCAAGGGGAGGGTCAGGCTGGGCCCAGGGAGACTGGAGCCTGGGCCAAGGTGAGGGAGAGTGGAGTagtctggggcagggggtggcatGGCCCGGGGATGGGACAGGAGAGGCTGGGGGCTTAGCCTGAGGCTGTGGTGGGACAGCCCGACAGAGTGTAGGGAACCTGAGACAGGGCATATGGGGCGGTCTTGGACAAACAGGGTCCTAGCTTGAGCCCAGGGTGGGATAGCTCCAGCCAGGGAGCGGGGTGTCCTGGGACAGATTCTAGGATggactggggcagggagagggggagcCTGGGGCACATCCCCAGGGCAGCAGGCCTCCTGCAGGAGCCTGTGGACACTGTCCCCATATAGGCCCCCGAACCCTGCACGTCTGCCCGCGTGCTCACCTCTTCGTAGTCATTCTCAGGGCTCAGGAAATCATCCACGATGGTGACCCGGGGCCCCAGCTGCTCACTCAGCGCATCCAGGAAGCGGTCAGTATCCCGGCTTGGCACAGGGTGGGCGAAGGTGAACAGCTTCCTGCGGCTGGGCGGGCGGCCGGGGTCCGGGCTGGGGGTGCTGCTGGAGCGGAGAGGCCCGGGGCCCAGCTGTGGGGAGGGCGCCCTGCTACTGTCCAAGCTGGCGTAGGGGTGGGACTCGCAGCTGCTGGGGGAGGCCAGGCCCTCTGAGCACAGCGGGTAGTagcagggggagggcaggagccGCTCGCTGGTCCACGAGACGCTGGACAGGGTCCTGGGTCCTAGGGTGGGGGATGGAACGTGAGGACCCCTCTTGGGTCAGTACCTGGGTTCCAGGTgcgggctggaggggaggggccccAGGGCAGGTTGGCTCTGTGTCCCTGGacaccttcctttcctcctctggaCACAGTGCAGGAAGACCCTGGATGGCGTTGCGTCCCCAGGCTTCCCTTAGGGTGATCAAAGGACGGAGTGGGCAGGGGGAGTACTGCTTGGCCCCAGGACAGGCAGACCCCAGCTCATCTTGCACAGAATCCCACGGTCCCACCTGGAACCCACTGAACACAAGTCAAGGGTGAGGGGGTCTCCAGACCAAAGGTCATGGGGCACCTCCCGCACCCAGCAAGCCCTTGGCTCACAGAAACATCACCCAGGGGTCCTGCCTTCTGAACTGCCGAGAAACCATCATGTGTGTCTGTGAACAACCATCTTCCCAGCCGTGCCACTCACAGAGCAAAATGCATGCACTTCCTAGTCTATCGGACAGTCACATGTGAACCTGGGGACTCCTGTGGGGGCGGCCCTGTGCTTTTCTAGATCCGTAGCAGAGGTGAGGATCAGAGGGGACATGGGAGGGGCCAGGACAACCCGGACCTTGATGGCCCCTAGCTATGGAGGTTGCCAGGGCTCCCCAGCATTCAGTCCCATAGCCACGGAGCGAAGAGGGAGGTCCAGGGATATGCCTGGAGGTGGTGGTAACACCCAGCCAGCCAGCCGGGAGGCCGGAGGCCAGAGCTGCCCTCGGGAGCCGGGGCTGGCGAGCCCCTACCTTCCGTGCCTGCCATGCTGGGCACTGGTGGGGAGGCACGGGATCTGGAGGTGGTCCCCATCTTCCCTTTGAAGCTGCTGCTCAACCGGGACTCAAGCTCTGCGTAGACAGCCGACATCtttggggagaggaggtggggatgggTCCAGCCTGCCCTTACCTCCCCCACATGGCCCTCACATGGCCTCAGAGGCCAGGCCTGGGTGGCCTGGGAGGCCAGGGTCTGCCCCAGCTCCGTAGGCCACCCATTCCCAGCTCCCCACTGACACCAAAAGCAGGGCAGAGAGAAGGTCTCACCATCTTGGGGTTGGGGGTCTCGGGGAGGGATGTACCATCGCCCGCCTGGCGCTCGCCTGGGATCAGAGGACGAGGCATCTCCGCGCAGTCGCTGGGCCCTGCCGGGGAATCAGGAGGGCCAAGTCCACAACACGGGGGTCTAGTGACCACCCCTGAGCTCTAAGactcaggccccagcccagacccagCGAGGGCCTCTGGAGAAAGAACCGCCAAGCCCTGTGGGCCCAGAGGGGCCACTGCTCAGCCCATTCCCAGGGATGTCTCATCTCGCCAAGCCCATTTTGCAGGTGGGAAAACCGAGCCCTGTGGCGCCCTCTCACCCACTCCAGCCTTTTGGTCCGGGGCCTCACCACAGCTGAGGCTGGCCTCCAGGCCCTGGGACCGGAGGCTGCGGCGGCACATGGACGAGGCCCTCAGGGAGCTCCGTGGTTGGGGCTCGGGCTCTggctccggctccggctccggctccggctcGGGTTCCAGGTCCAGTGTGGGCTCTGGCTCTGCTGTGGGACCAAAGGGGAGACAGGCCCCTTGTCCTCTCAGCCCGACAAGGAGCCTCCAAACACAGGGAGGGTGAGGGCACCCACCTGTGAGCCTGGGCCTGCTCGGCTCTAGGACAGCTGGGAACCCTAGGGTGAGAGGCGGGGCGCTGGGGTGCCAGCCTGAGGACAGACGCTGGGCGGAGGTGGCCACAACCCACCCTCAGGGCCCCTTCTCGTGCCGAGAGCCTAGGACCCCCTGATTCCCAGGTCTCAACACGCAGGTGCTGCTGCCCCTAGGGGCCTGCAGAGTGAAATGGAAGGTTCCAGGTCAGGGCAGATGTGTGGGACATCTGCTGCCCAGCCTGCACCTGAGCTCAAACCCTCAACCCCCCAACAAACTCTGGGTCCCGAGGACTAGGGTTGGTGGGCACACAAGGGCCAGCACAGAGGAGACGGGCAGGCGAACGGCAGGTGCCCAGGGTTTAGCCCACTTTCGATGCTCACAGCCGAGTGATGAAGCACGTGCGTGGTGTGGGCACGGGGGCACCCAGTGACGGGGCAGCAGCGGGGAGCTGAGGCTGCACGGGGCCCCGTAGGCCCTCGTGTGAGTctgtgggctccagagcccacTAGGCGGGTGTGACCTGGCCGTGCGCTCACAATCCAGGTCTGTAAACAGTGTCCACGTGAACTTCTTGATCTGTGCCACACTTCCCAGGGTGCAAAGCACAGCCACTGTGGTCACCCTCATTTTGTGGGTGAGAAACCTGAGACCCTGGGCGTTTGGTGGGGTGTCTAAAGTCTAAGGTTATGCTGCCTTAAGGGTCAAGTTGGCAAAGCACATCCGTGGGGCAAAGTGTGGGACCAGCCCCGGTGTGCTGGGTGTGCATCTCCAGGACAAGTGGGTGCATCTGTGTGTGGGAGGAGCCCGGGTTGGCAGTAATACCTCACAGGTGAGAACAGCAAGTGTCTGGCCTTTACCTGGcgggctgggcagggggaggggctgcttACCTGTCATGGCCGTGTAGCCCAGGAAACATGCGATTTTCTCCTGGCAGAGTTCCTGCTCCTCGTAAGTCAGCAGCTGGTAGATGAACTGCCAGAGGACCTGCTTGGCGGGCGTGTCCAGCACCGGGTAGACATCAACGATCAGGGTGTCGATGTTCCTGGGGGTGGCGTGCAGGAGCAAGGGGTTCATGACTCAGGGGCTCAACAGAGGGGGCAGGGTGGTGGACAAGGGGGCACTTCCGGGCCACAGAATTCAGCCTCatgcccttcccttcctccccaagACAGAGAAGTGGGCAGGAAGGTAGGCTCTGCGGACAGGCTGcccagattcaaatcccagctctgccacttactagccaaGTGACCTTTCTTGCTACTAATtgctctgtctcagtttcctcctctgtaaaatgggagataaaaatagcatctactggggagttccctggtggcctaatggttaggattctggactcactgctgtggcctgagttcagtccctggtcggggaatggagatcccacaagttgtgctgcacggccaaaaaaaaaaaaaaaaaaaaagaaagcatctaCCACAcagagctgttgtgaagattaaaacgTATAGAAAGTATTAGGAAAGCTGACTCACTATATCAGGGACTGGCAAACGATGGCCCAAGGCCCAAAATTtggcctgccacctgtttttgtaaagcaAGTTTTATCGGAACATGGTTTATATAAGCCTATGGTTTATATTTTGTCTATGGCTGTTCTCAAGTTACAACAGAAGAGATGAATGGTTTCAATGGAGActatatggcctgcaaagcctaaaatatttgctatctggacCTTTCTAGAAATAGTTTGCTGATCGCTGCAttgtatggaaaaaataaaactgatccTCATGTAACACCACACATAAAGGTGAACTCCAGGTGGTTAAAAGACCAAAGTGTGGAaggtataattataaaattaatagaaGATAATGCAGGAGATATCTTTTGACCAAGGGGCAGGGAAGGACTTcttaaacaaaaattcaaaagccAAAGCCATAGGCCCCAAATGTATTGAATGTGATGATACAAAATCAAGAATACTTGTTCAAAGAAGCACAACTTGGAGCTGTTAATATTAGatataatggggcttccctggtggcgcagtggttgagagtccgcctgccgatgcaggggacacgggttcgtgccccggtccgggaagatcccacatgccgcggagcggctgggcccgtaagccatggccgctgggcctgcgtgtctggagcctgtgctccacaacaggagaggccacaacagtgagaggcccacgtaccgcaaacacacacacacacacacacacacacacacacacacacaaaatattagaaataatggAAGTAACAATAGAGTaacaaatgggagaagatatttacaatgtCTAAAATCAACAAGGAATTGGAATCTAAGACTCACagagaggaacttccctggtggctcagtggttaagaatccgcctgccaatgcaagggacacgggttcgagccctggtccaggaagatcccatatgccgcggagcaactaagcccgtgcgccacaactactgagcctgcgctctagagcccgtgagccacaactacagaagcccacgtgcctagagcccatgctccgcaacaagaaaagccactgccatgagaagcctgcacaccgcaatgaaaagtagcccccgcttgccacaactagagaaagcccacatgcagcaacgaagacccaatgcagccaaaaataaataagtaaaataaataaatttataaaaaaataaataaaacataaaacaaacaggGAACTCTGGCAAATTTAAGTTTTGCcgtttggaactttctggaattttttccaaatacatttgttcagtggttggttgaatctatggatgcagaacccatggatatAAGGACCGACTGGGGGTGTTAGAACTTGGATGAAtgttgaaaacatgctaaatgaaagaagccagacatgaaagtccacatattgtatgattccatcatatgaaatgtccagaacagggaagtctacagagacagaaagtagattagtggttattTAAGGTGAAGGAGGAGCGGCAGGGGGCGAGAGCAATAGTGAAAGCGTTGGGCTTTCCTTTTGATGAAAGTGTTCTAAGATTGAGTATGATGATGGTTACACatatttgtgaatatactaagaacCAGTGCATTGTACATTCAAA
The sequence above is a segment of the Orcinus orca chromosome 16, mOrcOrc1.1, whole genome shotgun sequence genome. Coding sequences within it:
- the GRID2IP gene encoding delphilin isoform X4, which codes for MGKDQGFSRHFRIFIPKKHRARFDEVVSQGLLGKLCRARRAQGAQRLRRSRSEERPERLLVSTRASAAPRRPDEPPQRKAASLLGSRAGPGGARRTVRVYKGNKSFGFTLRGHGPVWIESVVPGSPADNASLKSGDRILFLNGLDMRNCSHDKVVSMLQGSGAMPTLVVEEGLVPFASDSDSMDSPNPSSALTSLQWVAEILPSSIRVQGRTFSQQLEHLLTPPERYGVCRALESFFQHRNIDTLIVDVYPVLDTPAKQVLWQFIYQLLTYEEQELCQEKIACFLGYTAMTAEPEPTLDLEPEPEPEPEPEPEPEPQPRSSLRASSMCRRSLRSQGLEASLSCGPSDCAEMPRPLIPGERQAGDGTSLPETPNPKMMSAVYAELESRLSSSFKGKMGTTSRSRASPPVPSMAGTEGPRTLSSVSWTSERLLPSPCYYPLCSEGLASPSSCESHPYASLDSSRAPSPQLGPGPLRSSSTPSPDPGRPPSRRKLFTFAHPVPSRDTDRFLDALSEQLGPRVTIVDDFLSPENDYEEMSFHDDQGSFVTNERSSASECISSSEEGSSLTYSSISDHIPPPPLSPPPPPPLPFHDPKPSSRTPDGPWGPAPTLAKPLTQLSHPVPPPPPPPLPPPVPCAPPMLSRGLGHRRSETSHMSVKRLRWEQVENSEGTIWGQLGEDSDYDKLSDMVKYLDLELHFGTQKPAISLPEPVPGPEPFRKKEVVEILSHKKAYNTSILLAHLKLSPAELRQVLMSMEPRRLEPAHLAQLLLFAPDADEEQRYQAFREAPGRLSEPDQFVLQMLSVPEYKTRLRSLHFQATLQEKTEEIRGSLECLRQASLELKNSRKLAKILEFVLAMGNYLNDGQPQTNKTTGFKINFLTELNSTKTVDGKSTFLHILAKSLSQHFPELLGFAQDLPTVPLAAKVNQRALTSDLADLHGTISEIQAACQSMSPTSEDKFAVVMASFLETAQPVLRALDGLQREAMEQLGKALAFFGEDSKATTSEAFFGIFAEFMSKFERALGDLQAGEGTRSSGMISPLSW
- the GRID2IP gene encoding delphilin isoform X8; this encodes MPATNQGWPEDFGFRLGGSGPCFVLEVAEGSSAHTGGLRPGDQILEVEGLAVGGLSRERLVRLARRCPRVPPSLGVLPGPDGGPSAGSGCAPLTTASQAPRSGRGLSLGRELLRLAGRKRPDAVHRERRRKAQEFSRKVDEILGDQPMTKERMFAALKQFAAEQRVDELVWVLTLVLPLEARGPLLENLRIFIPKKHRARFDEVVSQGLLGKLCRARRAQGAQRLRRSRSEERPERLLVSTRASAAPRRPDEPPQRKAASLLGSRAGPGGARRTVRVYKGNKSFGFTLRGHGPVWIESVVPGSPADNASLKSGDRILFLNGLDMRNCSHDKVVSMLQGSGAMPTLVVEEGLVPFASDSDSMDSPNPSSALTSLQWVAEILPSSIRVQGRTFSQQLEHLLTPPERYGVCRALESFFQHRNIDTLIVDVYPVLDTPAKQVLWQFIYQLLTYEEQELCQEKIACFLGYTAMTEPEPTLDLEPEPEPEPEPEPEPEPQPRSSLRASSMCRRSLRSQGLEASLSCGPSDCAEMPRPLIPGERQAGDGTSLPETPNPKMMSAVYAELESRLSSSFKGKMGTTSRSRASPPVPSMAGTEGPRTLSSVSWTSERLLPSPCYYPLCSEGLASPSSCESHPYASLDSSRAPSPQLGPGPLRSSSTPSPDPGRPPSRRKLFTFAHPVPSRDTDRFLDALSEQLGPRVTIVDDFLSPENDYEEMSFHDDQGSFVTNERSSASECISSSEEGSSLTYSSISDHIPPPPLSPPPPPPLPFHDPKPSSRTPDGPWGPAPTLAKPLTQLSHPVPPPPPPPLPPPVPCAPPMLSRGLGHRRSETSHMSVKRLRWEQVENSEGTIWGQLGEDSDYDKLSDMVKYLDLELHFGTQKPAKPVPGPEPFRKKEVVEILSHKKAYNTSILLAHLKLSPAELRQVLMSMEPRRLEPAHLAQLLLFAPDADEEQRYQAFREAPGRLSEPDQFVLQMLSVPEYKTRLRSLHFQATLQEKTEEIRGSLECLRQASLELKNSRKLAKILEFVLAMGNYLNDGQPQTNKTTGFKINFLTELNSTKTVDGKSTFLHILAKSLSQHFPELLGFAQDLPTVPLAAKVNQRALTSDLADLHGTISEIQAACQSMSPTSEDKFAVVMASFLETAQPVLRALDGLQREAMEQLGKALAFFGEDSKATTSEAFFGIFAEFMSKFERALGDLQAGEGTRSSGMISPLSW
- the GRID2IP gene encoding delphilin isoform X6 — encoded protein: MGKDQGFSRHFRIFIPKKHRARFDEVVSQGLLGKLCRARRAQGAQRLRRSRSEERPERLLVSTRASAAPRRPDEPPQRKAASLLGSRAGPGGARRTVRVYKGNKSFGFTLRGHGPVWIESVVPGSPADNASLKSGDRILFLNGLDMRNCSHDKVVSMLQGSGAMPTLVVEEGLVPFASDSDSMDSPNPSSALTSLQWVAEILPSSIRVQGRTFSQQLEHLLTPPERYGVCRALESFFQHRNIDTLIVDVYPVLDTPAKQVLWQFIYQLLTYEEQELCQEKIACFLGYTAMTEPEPTLDLEPEPEPEPEPEPEPEPQPRSSLRASSMCRRSLRSQGLEASLSCGPSDCAEMPRPLIPGERQAGDGTSLPETPNPKMMSAVYAELESRLSSSFKGKMGTTSRSRASPPVPSMAGTEGPRTLSSVSWTSERLLPSPCYYPLCSEGLASPSSCESHPYASLDSSRAPSPQLGPGPLRSSSTPSPDPGRPPSRRKLFTFAHPVPSRDTDRFLDALSEQLGPRVTIVDDFLSPENDYEEMSFHDDQGSFVTNERSSASECISSSEEGSSLTYSSISDHIPPPPLSPPPPPPLPFHDPKPSSRTPDGPWGPAPTLAKPLTQLSHPVPPPPPPPLPPPVPCAPPMLSRGLGHRRSETSHMSVKRLRWEQVENSEGTIWGQLGEDSDYDKLSDMVKYLDLELHFGTQKPAKPVPGPEPFRKKEVVEILSHKKAYNTSILLAHLKLSPAELRQVLMSMEPRRLEPAHLAQLLLFAPDADEEQRYQAFREAPGRLSEPDQFVLQMLSVPEYKTRLRSLHFQATLQEKTEEIRGSLECLRQASLELKNSRKLAKILEFVLAMGNYLNDGQPQTNKTTGFKINFLTELNSTKTVDGKSTFLHILAKSLSQHFPELLGFAQDLPTVPLAAKVNQRALTSDLADLHGTISEIQAACQSMSPTSEDKFAVVMASFLETAQPVLRALDGLQREAMEQLGKALAFFGEDSKATTSEAFFGIFAEFMSKFERALGDLQAGEGTRSSGMISPLSW
- the GRID2IP gene encoding delphilin isoform X7; this encodes MPATNQGWPEDFGFRLGGSGPCFVLEVAEGSSAHTGGLRPGDQILEVEGLAVGGLSRERLVRLARRCPRVPPSLGVLPGPDGGPSAGSGCAPLTTASQAPRSGRGLSLGRELLRLAGRKRPDAVHRERRRKAQEFSRKVDEILGDQPMTKERMFAALKQFAAEQRVDELVWVLTLVLPLEARGPLLENLRIFIPKKHRARFDEVVSQGLLGKLCRARRAQGAQRLRRSRSEERPERLLVSTRASAAPRRPDEPPQRKAASLLGSRAGPGGARRTVRVYKGNKSFGFTLRGHGPVWIESVVPGSPADNASLKSGDRILFLNGLDMRNCSHDKVVSMLQGSGAMPTLVVEEGLVPFASDSDSMDSPNPSSALTSLQWVAEILPSSIRVQGRTFSQQLEHLLTPPERYGVCRALESFFQHRNIDTLIVDVYPVLDTPAKQVLWQFIYQLLTYEEQELCQEKIACFLGYTAMTAEPEPTLDLEPEPEPEPEPEPEPEPQPRSSLRASSMCRRSLRSQGLEASLSCGPSDCAEMPRPLIPGERQAGDGTSLPETPNPKMMSAVYAELESRLSSSFKGKMGTTSRSRASPPVPSMAGTEGPRTLSSVSWTSERLLPSPCYYPLCSEGLASPSSCESHPYASLDSSRAPSPQLGPGPLRSSSTPSPDPGRPPSRRKLFTFAHPVPSRDTDRFLDALSEQLGPRVTIVDDFLSPENDYEEMSFHDDQGSFVTNERSSASECISSSEEGSSLTYSSISDHIPPPPLSPPPPPPLPFHDPKPSSRTPDGPWGPAPTLAKPLTQLSHPVPPPPPPPLPPPVPCAPPMLSRGLGHRRSETSHMSVKRLRWEQVENSEGTIWGQLGEDSDYDKLSDMVKYLDLELHFGTQKPAKPVPGPEPFRKKEVVEILSHKKAYNTSILLAHLKLSPAELRQVLMSMEPRRLEPAHLAQLLLFAPDADEEQRYQAFREAPGRLSEPDQFVLQMLSVPEYKTRLRSLHFQATLQEKTEEIRGSLECLRQASLELKNSRKLAKILEFVLAMGNYLNDGQPQTNKTTGFKINFLTELNSTKTVDGKSTFLHILAKSLSQHFPELLGFAQDLPTVPLAAKVNQRALTSDLADLHGTISEIQAACQSMSPTSEDKFAVVMASFLETAQPVLRALDGLQREAMEQLGKALAFFGEDSKATTSEAFFGIFAEFMSKFERALGDLQAGEGTRSSGMISPLSW